A stretch of the Deltaproteobacteria bacterium genome encodes the following:
- a CDS encoding NifU family protein — MVLLTIKRLYRPSETSMTNVADNLQIRTQRTPNPNAWKFILSAPIKREGKVSYSEMAECDHVPMATALLRLANVTQVHFFENVITLTQNGASEWTALSQSVQDVIRYCIGEHDADFVESVSKPKKLERSALPIELQHLEEILDRTIRPGLQADGGDIEVLELDGNILTVRYQGACGSCPSAMMGTLQGIESILRTEFNPYLEVVAV, encoded by the coding sequence ATGGTGCTCTTAACAATCAAAAGACTGTATCGACCGAGTGAGACGTCTATGACCAACGTGGCTGACAACCTACAGATTCGTACCCAACGGACTCCCAATCCTAATGCTTGGAAGTTTATTCTGTCCGCGCCGATAAAACGCGAGGGGAAGGTTTCCTACAGTGAAATGGCCGAATGTGACCATGTGCCTATGGCCACTGCATTGCTCCGTCTCGCCAATGTGACTCAAGTGCACTTCTTCGAAAATGTCATCACGTTGACGCAAAACGGCGCTTCGGAATGGACGGCATTATCGCAAAGTGTGCAGGACGTAATTCGCTACTGTATCGGAGAGCATGATGCAGACTTTGTCGAATCCGTGTCGAAACCCAAGAAACTAGAGCGTTCCGCGTTACCCATAGAACTTCAGCATCTGGAAGAGATCCTCGATCGGACCATACGCCCGGGACTGCAGGCCGATGGCGGTGATATTGAGGTCCTCGAGCTAGACGGCAACATCCTGACAGTTCGCTATCAAGGCGCCTGCGGTAGTTGCCCTAGTGCTATGATGGGCACCCTACAAGGTATCGAAAGTATCCTGCGCACGGAGTTCAATCCTTACCTGGAGGTGGTGGCAGTATGA
- a CDS encoding Rrf2 family transcriptional regulator: protein MNVTSKSRYALKIMMDLTEHYSADGDLVIQRTDIASRQGVPLDYMDHILSRLKEGGLIQSTRGRGGGYRLAVPPQRLSVLDIFTAVEDVFEPVRCLEDASACGAEHVCGAKDAWGIISSAIRGALSGIILWDLVHQRGLTKGLEFLNVAPQECRAPKRRAGGTS from the coding sequence ATGAATGTCACCTCGAAAAGCCGCTACGCGCTCAAGATCATGATGGATCTCACTGAGCACTACAGTGCCGATGGCGATTTGGTGATTCAACGTACTGATATTGCCTCCCGCCAGGGTGTCCCGCTCGACTACATGGACCATATTCTCAGTCGTCTCAAAGAGGGTGGACTCATCCAGAGCACCCGCGGGCGTGGCGGCGGCTACCGGCTGGCGGTTCCACCACAAAGGCTGTCTGTACTGGATATCTTTACAGCGGTTGAGGATGTTTTCGAGCCTGTTCGGTGCCTAGAGGATGCCTCCGCCTGCGGGGCTGAACACGTTTGTGGCGCTAAAGACGCCTGGGGTATCATTTCAAGCGCGATTCGTGGCGCACTTTCTGGCATTATATTGTGGGATTTGGTCCATCAGAGGGGACTGACTAAGGGGCTTGAATTCTTGAATGTCGCCCCCCAAGAATGTCGGGCGCCAAAACGACGCGCAGGAGGCACGAGCTAG
- a CDS encoding FAD-dependent oxidoreductase: MTASRGRVAVIGAGVAGLTCAHYLEQKGWAIDVYDKSRGMGGRLSAKRVDGLGTVDLGAQFFTVQTPEFSSFIERATKAGLVQPWAARVSYIGPNGVEPATQQTRWLGVPAMNSWLELLWPRSKIRFDYTVEKLVRTPEKLWRLNNSDASYDYVILALPPAQAAALAVGTELEVALSQITMNPCWAGLAIFEAPLEVDFDAAFVRVGGLDWIAANHRKPGRTVHPAAWTLHAGPLLSRQILELAPEEVKPHLLEALATALGRQLPKGQVALVHKWRYASPASPGSPGILCSSDAALGAGGDWAVGGRVEGAFTAGRLLAAAVEQRTPQS, translated from the coding sequence ATGACCGCAAGTAGGGGACGCGTTGCCGTAATCGGCGCTGGGGTTGCAGGACTTACATGTGCACACTACCTAGAGCAAAAGGGGTGGGCTATCGATGTTTACGACAAGAGCCGCGGTATGGGGGGACGCCTCTCTGCCAAACGGGTCGATGGTTTGGGGACCGTAGACCTGGGAGCGCAATTCTTTACCGTGCAAACGCCGGAGTTTAGTAGTTTCATCGAGCGCGCCACGAAAGCGGGATTGGTCCAACCTTGGGCAGCACGCGTGTCTTACATCGGACCCAACGGAGTCGAGCCTGCAACGCAACAAACCCGTTGGCTGGGCGTGCCTGCCATGAACTCCTGGCTAGAGCTCCTCTGGCCCAGATCCAAGATCAGATTCGATTACACCGTTGAAAAGCTGGTTCGCACACCGGAAAAGTTATGGCGCCTCAATAACTCAGATGCGTCGTACGATTACGTGATCCTGGCACTGCCACCGGCCCAGGCTGCCGCCCTAGCTGTTGGCACTGAGCTCGAGGTAGCACTTAGTCAGATCACGATGAATCCATGCTGGGCCGGTCTGGCCATATTCGAAGCGCCCCTGGAGGTTGATTTTGACGCCGCCTTTGTCCGCGTTGGTGGTCTGGATTGGATAGCTGCCAATCATCGCAAACCCGGTCGCACGGTGCACCCGGCGGCATGGACCCTACATGCCGGCCCTCTGCTTTCGCGTCAAATTTTGGAGCTAGCTCCAGAGGAGGTGAAACCGCACTTGCTCGAGGCCCTAGCCACGGCTCTTGGTCGTCAACTACCCAAGGGTCAGGTTGCACTGGTACACAAGTGGCGCTACGCCTCGCCTGCAAGTCCGGGATCCCCTGGCATCCTCTGCAGCTCTGACGCAGCATTAGGTGCAGGTGGCGACTGGGCTGTTGGTGGCCGCGTCGAGGGTGCCTTCACAGCAGGCCGTCTTTTGGCCGCGGCGGTGGAGCAGCGGACTCCTCAATCTTGA
- the sufC gene encoding Fe-S cluster assembly ATPase SufC, translating to MLEIRDLKVEVDAKSILKGLNLTVNEGEVHAIMGPNGSGKSTLSKVIAGHPDYTVTGGDVLFDINFKPKSLLELSPDERAREGIFLAYQYPVEVPGVNNAEFLRAAFNAACRHQGGEEMDPLDFDSFLREKVRFLGMNEKFIERQLNVDFSGGEKKRNEILQMAVLSPRLAILDETDSGLDVDSLRLVSEGVNKLRNENNAIVLITHYQRILNYIVPDHVHVLAGGRIIKSGDKSLALEIEERGYDWLLN from the coding sequence ATGTTAGAGATTCGCGATTTAAAAGTTGAAGTGGACGCAAAGAGTATCCTCAAGGGACTAAATCTCACCGTGAACGAGGGTGAGGTTCATGCCATTATGGGCCCGAACGGCTCAGGCAAGAGCACTCTGTCGAAGGTCATTGCCGGTCACCCTGACTACACCGTGACTGGCGGGGATGTGCTTTTTGATATCAATTTTAAGCCCAAGAGCCTCCTTGAGCTGAGCCCCGATGAGCGCGCCCGTGAGGGTATCTTCCTCGCCTACCAATATCCGGTCGAAGTTCCGGGTGTTAATAACGCTGAGTTCCTCCGTGCTGCTTTCAATGCTGCATGCCGTCACCAAGGTGGCGAGGAGATGGATCCTCTGGATTTTGACAGTTTCCTGCGGGAAAAGGTTCGCTTTCTCGGCATGAACGAGAAGTTCATTGAGCGTCAACTCAACGTTGACTTCTCCGGCGGCGAGAAAAAGCGCAACGAGATTCTTCAGATGGCAGTGCTGTCACCGCGGCTTGCGATCTTGGACGAGACGGATTCGGGCTTAGATGTCGATTCGCTGCGCCTCGTATCGGAAGGCGTCAATAAGTTGCGCAATGAGAATAACGCCATAGTCCTGATCACGCATTATCAGCGCATCTTGAACTACATCGTACCCGACCACGTCCATGTCCTTGCCGGTGGGCGCATCATCAAGAGCGGTGACAAGAGTCTTGCGCTTGAGATTGAAGAACGCGGCTACGACTGGCTACTCAACTAA
- a CDS encoding glutathione peroxidase yields the protein MLCSVILAGNTVLAAESKSSKFTDLEATNLKGESVPFKSYGGKVVLVVNTASKCGYTPQYGGLQKLYDQYKDRGLVVLGFPSDDFHQEDLDGQGITKFCELNYGVKFPMFKKTHVNGNERHPVYKYLVANASKTGDVQWNFEKFLVNRRGEVIGRFSSGVSPSDGELTKAIEAALADAKT from the coding sequence ATGCTATGCTCCGTTATTCTAGCAGGCAACACTGTACTTGCGGCTGAGTCTAAGTCTTCCAAGTTTACTGATCTAGAGGCAACGAACCTGAAGGGCGAGTCAGTGCCCTTCAAAAGTTACGGTGGAAAGGTTGTACTTGTCGTCAATACGGCTTCTAAGTGCGGTTACACACCCCAGTATGGTGGTTTGCAGAAGCTATACGATCAGTACAAAGACCGTGGTCTAGTGGTTTTAGGGTTTCCTAGTGATGACTTTCATCAAGAGGATCTTGACGGCCAGGGCATCACTAAATTCTGCGAGCTAAATTACGGTGTCAAATTCCCTATGTTCAAAAAGACGCACGTGAACGGGAATGAACGCCATCCGGTCTACAAGTATTTGGTCGCTAATGCGTCGAAGACTGGCGATGTGCAGTGGAACTTTGAGAAGTTTTTAGTTAATCGTCGTGGCGAAGTGATCGGCCGTTTTTCCTCGGGCGTTTCACCTAGCGATGGCGAGTTAACCAAGGCGATCGAAGCTGCACTTGCCGACGCTAAGACTTAA
- the sufB gene encoding Fe-S cluster assembly protein SufB, which yields MTSDAAKQSFSNREYKYGFVTEVEAEAFPKGLDENVIRRLSQVKNEPEFVLEFRLKAFKHWQKMTEPKWAHVDYAPIDFQDIRYYSAPKKKAPGPKSLDEVDAEIIATFNRLGIPLAEQKRLTGVAVDAVFDSVSVATTHKDELAKHGVIFCSFSEAVREHPELVKKWLGSVVPYKDNYYAALNSAVFSDGSFVYIPKDVRCPLELSTYFRINAAETGQFERTLIIAEEGSYVSYLEGCTAPMRDENQLHAAVVELVALKDAEIKYSTVQNWYAGDKDGKGGIFNFVTKRGLCLGDRSKISWTQVETGSAITWKYPSVILQGDYSRGEFYSVALTNNKMQADTGTKMIHIGAHTTSKIVSKGISADESINSYRGQVKILPSATNARNFSQCDSMLVGSKCSANTYPYIEVKNPTARVEHEASTSKISAEQVFYLKSRGLDDEAAISLLLNGFCKEVFKELPLEFSVEAVRLLEMKLEGSVG from the coding sequence ATGACGTCTGACGCGGCTAAACAGTCGTTCTCAAACCGCGAATATAAATATGGTTTTGTCACCGAGGTCGAGGCCGAAGCCTTCCCCAAGGGGCTGGACGAGAATGTCATTCGTCGTCTCTCGCAGGTCAAAAACGAGCCCGAATTTGTCCTCGAGTTCCGCCTAAAGGCCTTCAAGCATTGGCAAAAGATGACGGAGCCTAAATGGGCTCACGTAGACTACGCTCCCATCGATTTCCAGGACATCCGCTACTATTCGGCACCAAAGAAAAAAGCTCCGGGCCCCAAGAGTTTGGACGAGGTCGATGCTGAGATCATCGCTACCTTTAATCGTCTTGGCATTCCGCTGGCCGAACAAAAACGGCTGACTGGTGTGGCAGTGGATGCTGTCTTTGATTCTGTATCGGTTGCCACCACTCACAAGGATGAGTTGGCTAAACACGGTGTCATTTTCTGCTCCTTCTCAGAAGCCGTACGGGAACATCCCGAACTGGTCAAAAAGTGGCTCGGTAGCGTTGTTCCCTACAAAGACAATTACTACGCCGCCTTGAACTCTGCCGTGTTCAGCGATGGCTCATTTGTTTACATCCCTAAAGATGTGCGATGTCCGCTCGAGTTATCGACTTACTTCCGCATTAACGCGGCCGAAACCGGCCAGTTTGAACGAACGCTTATCATCGCGGAGGAAGGCAGCTACGTCAGCTACCTCGAAGGGTGCACAGCGCCCATGCGTGATGAGAATCAGCTACACGCAGCAGTCGTTGAGCTCGTGGCCCTAAAAGATGCCGAGATTAAGTACTCGACTGTGCAGAACTGGTACGCCGGAGACAAAGACGGCAAGGGCGGGATCTTCAACTTCGTGACTAAGCGTGGCCTCTGTCTTGGCGATCGCTCGAAGATTTCGTGGACTCAGGTAGAAACAGGTTCGGCGATTACGTGGAAATACCCCAGTGTTATTCTGCAGGGTGACTATTCACGTGGCGAGTTTTACTCGGTAGCACTCACCAACAATAAGATGCAGGCTGATACTGGCACCAAGATGATTCATATTGGTGCCCATACCACTAGTAAGATTGTCTCGAAGGGCATATCGGCTGATGAGTCGATCAATAGCTATCGCGGTCAGGTGAAAATACTGCCATCTGCGACCAACGCACGCAATTTCTCACAGTGCGACTCCATGTTGGTTGGCAGTAAGTGCAGCGCTAATACCTACCCTTACATTGAAGTTAAGAATCCAACTGCGCGCGTCGAGCACGAAGCCAGTACGTCAAAGATCAGCGCGGAGCAGGTATTCTACCTCAAATCGCGTGGCCTCGATGATGAGGCGGCAATCAGTTTGCTGCTCAATGGGTTTTGCAAGGAAGTGTTCAAAGAATTGCCTCTGGAGTTTTCCGTCGAGGCGGTGCGCCTACTAGAAATGAAGCTCGAAGGGAGCGTAGGTTAA
- the htpX gene encoding protease HtpX, giving the protein MAFMKRVFLFLMVNMLIVVTISTVLSLLGVSPYLTAQGIDYQSLLTFCLVWGFGGALISLGLSRVMAKWMMSVKVISETDASPDARWLQATVARLASQAGLPGTPEVGVYDSDSPNAFATGPTKSRALVAVSTGLLRNMQKQELEGVLAHEVAHIANGDMVTMTLLQGVVNAFVMFFARVIGFAAGQLVDSEKRGLVRYVTVILFEVVFSLLGMMAVAAFSRYREYRADGGGADLVGRGKMIAALQSLQRTAEVPEGAPQSIAAFQISAGGRAGILALFSTHPPLAERIRKLQQN; this is encoded by the coding sequence ATGGCTTTTATGAAACGAGTGTTTCTCTTTTTGATGGTGAACATGCTGATCGTGGTCACCATTTCGACCGTCCTCTCACTCCTGGGAGTAAGCCCTTACCTAACGGCACAGGGCATCGATTATCAGTCATTGTTGACGTTTTGCCTGGTTTGGGGATTTGGTGGTGCTCTGATTTCTCTCGGGCTTTCCAGAGTCATGGCTAAATGGATGATGAGCGTCAAAGTGATTTCCGAGACGGATGCGAGTCCGGATGCCCGCTGGTTGCAAGCTACGGTCGCACGCCTGGCGAGCCAAGCTGGTCTACCTGGGACGCCAGAAGTCGGGGTATACGACAGCGACAGTCCTAACGCCTTTGCGACGGGTCCGACTAAATCCAGGGCCCTTGTGGCGGTGTCAACAGGTCTCCTGCGCAATATGCAAAAACAAGAGCTGGAGGGTGTGCTCGCTCACGAAGTGGCGCACATCGCTAATGGCGACATGGTCACGATGACATTGCTGCAGGGCGTGGTTAATGCATTTGTGATGTTCTTTGCCAGGGTCATTGGTTTCGCGGCAGGACAGCTGGTTGACTCCGAAAAACGGGGTCTAGTTCGTTACGTAACGGTGATCCTTTTTGAAGTCGTGTTTAGCCTCCTCGGTATGATGGCGGTAGCAGCATTTTCGCGTTACCGCGAATACCGTGCTGACGGTGGTGGTGCTGATCTCGTAGGACGCGGCAAAATGATTGCAGCTTTGCAGTCTTTGCAACGCACGGCAGAAGTGCCGGAGGGCGCACCACAGTCGATAGCTGCGTTTCAGATTTCTGCTGGAGGCCGCGCAGGAATACTGGCGCTGTTCTCGACGCATCCGCCGCTTGCTGAGCGCATCCGTAAGTTGCAGCAAAATTAA
- a CDS encoding SUF system NifU family Fe-S cluster assembly protein — MSSQTDLYQQVILEHNKKPRNFGKPAHHTHEAEGFNPLCGDHLWVYLQINAAGDGSEVISDAAFEGSGCAICKASASMMTMALKGQSPEAAKTLFHEFQSLLKGTLNPDTDAHQLGKLKIFSGIWQYPARVKCAALAWHALNGALNNQKTVSTE; from the coding sequence ATGAGTTCGCAGACCGATCTGTACCAGCAGGTAATTCTGGAGCACAATAAAAAGCCACGCAATTTTGGTAAACCAGCGCATCACACCCACGAAGCCGAGGGGTTCAATCCCCTGTGTGGCGACCACTTATGGGTTTACTTGCAAATTAACGCTGCTGGCGACGGTAGTGAGGTCATTAGCGACGCCGCGTTCGAGGGCAGTGGTTGTGCGATATGCAAGGCCTCGGCATCAATGATGACCATGGCGCTTAAAGGCCAGTCGCCAGAGGCTGCCAAAACGCTATTCCACGAATTTCAGAGCCTGCTCAAAGGCACACTGAATCCTGATACCGACGCCCATCAACTCGGCAAGCTTAAGATCTTTTCTGGTATTTGGCAGTACCCAGCACGGGTCAAGTGTGCCGCTCTTGCCTGGCATGCTCTGAATGGTGCTCTTAACAATCAAAAGACTGTATCGACCGAGTGA
- a CDS encoding NADH-quinone oxidoreductase subunit B, translating to MKHQQGEEQSFITTKAAEFLAWARKNSLWPYPFGTACCGIEYMAVVGPKYDIARFGAEAVRFSPRQADLMIVAGTITEKMAPVIKKVWDQMAEPKWCIAMGACASSGGFYRAYHVLQGVDKVIPVDVYIAGCPPTPEAVLAGLMTLQDKIVEKAVGAKKQA from the coding sequence ATGAAGCACCAACAAGGCGAAGAGCAGTCGTTCATTACCACCAAAGCTGCCGAATTTTTGGCCTGGGCGCGCAAGAACTCGCTGTGGCCCTATCCTTTCGGCACCGCCTGCTGCGGCATCGAGTACATGGCCGTTGTGGGTCCCAAGTACGACATCGCACGCTTCGGCGCTGAGGCTGTCCGTTTCTCACCTCGTCAGGCCGATCTAATGATCGTTGCCGGCACCATTACCGAAAAGATGGCACCGGTTATCAAGAAGGTTTGGGATCAAATGGCCGAGCCCAAATGGTGCATTGCCATGGGAGCCTGTGCCTCCAGTGGTGGCTTCTACCGGGCCTACCATGTGCTCCAGGGTGTCGATAAGGTGATCCCAGTAGATGTGTACATCGCTGGATGCCCCCCCACTCCTGAAGCAGTTTTGGCAGGTCTCATGACCCTGCAGGACAAAATCGTCGAGAAGGCGGTCGGTGCAAAGAAGCAGGCCTAA
- a CDS encoding cysteine desulfurase: MTLATSKEFNINAIRRDFPILATTARGRPLVYLDNAATTLKPTPVVDAVERHLLLGASNVHRGVHYLSEKATAEFEASREKVRAFLNAREKAEIIFTAGTTASINLVANSYGSTLKAGDEIVISAMEHHSNIVPWQMLCERQGLVLRVAPINDRGELLMDEFAELIGSRTRLVAVVAVSNALGTVNPIQDIIDLAHSRDVPVLLDAAQAVAHMPIDVQALGVDFVAFSSHKLFGPTGLGVLYGRREILDRMPPFLGGGDMIKSVTFAKTLYADLPAKFEAGTPDIAGVIGLGAAIDYVQNVGLDQIAAAEAALLAYGTERLEELDGLRLIGQAAHKTSILGFVLDDIHPHDIGTLLDQEGIAIRAGHHCTQPLMDRFKVPATARASLAFYNTKDEIDTLVTAIVKVQRLFA, translated from the coding sequence ATGACCCTCGCCACCTCCAAAGAGTTCAACATCAACGCCATACGGCGAGACTTTCCGATCCTCGCTACGACGGCAAGGGGCCGCCCGCTCGTTTATTTGGACAACGCTGCTACGACGCTCAAGCCCACGCCCGTTGTTGATGCTGTAGAGAGGCATTTGCTGCTTGGTGCATCGAACGTACACCGTGGCGTTCATTATCTAAGTGAAAAAGCGACTGCCGAGTTCGAAGCATCACGTGAAAAAGTGCGAGCCTTTCTGAACGCACGGGAAAAAGCAGAAATCATCTTTACTGCTGGCACTACGGCCAGCATTAATCTGGTCGCTAACAGCTACGGGTCAACGCTCAAGGCTGGGGACGAGATTGTCATCAGCGCCATGGAGCATCACTCTAATATCGTCCCTTGGCAGATGCTCTGTGAGCGCCAGGGGCTCGTACTCCGTGTGGCGCCAATCAATGATCGCGGTGAGCTCCTTATGGACGAGTTCGCTGAGTTAATTGGTAGTCGCACCCGCCTGGTGGCGGTTGTAGCCGTATCTAATGCACTTGGTACAGTCAATCCGATCCAGGACATTATCGACCTTGCACACAGTCGCGATGTGCCTGTGCTACTGGACGCAGCTCAAGCAGTTGCTCACATGCCTATCGATGTCCAGGCTTTGGGTGTCGACTTTGTCGCCTTTTCATCGCACAAGCTCTTTGGGCCAACTGGGCTAGGTGTGCTTTACGGAAGACGCGAGATACTAGACCGCATGCCGCCTTTCCTAGGCGGTGGGGATATGATCAAATCCGTAACCTTTGCTAAGACACTATATGCTGATCTACCGGCTAAATTTGAAGCTGGTACCCCTGATATCGCCGGCGTTATCGGACTTGGCGCTGCCATCGATTACGTCCAAAATGTGGGTTTAGACCAAATTGCGGCGGCCGAGGCCGCGTTGCTCGCATACGGCACGGAGCGTCTTGAGGAACTCGACGGCCTTAGGTTAATCGGTCAAGCAGCGCACAAGACAAGTATCCTTGGCTTCGTCTTGGACGACATCCACCCACACGACATTGGGACTTTGCTAGACCAAGAGGGCATTGCAATTCGTGCTGGTCATCACTGTACACAACCGCTGATGGATCGCTTCAAGGTCCCGGCGACAGCTAGAGCAAGCCTTGCATTTTATAACACCAAGGACGAGATTGACACTCTTGTGACGGCGATCGTCAAAGTGCAAAGGCTGTTCGCATGA
- the sufD gene encoding Fe-S cluster assembly protein SufD gives MQALTEQHSPFAAAFGKWQSLRKAPAWVAELQLRAFDAYRTDGLPTRKHEAWKYVSLRTLNEVEFGVAPVLLDIRDVKAEISRLLRPEYHNLVFVNGHLAGDLSDPLHLDGLIFAPIADAFESEASLLRPWIERTLTRGDAFTQLNTAFLGNGLLIKIAADSTLTKTLHLIHVNTAEAHLSQTALRHLVHVAQGASLSLVETHVTLGTETKVFTNSLLEASVETNATLKLSRIDHQGAAALHIGRAHVELGARATLESFCFSSGGKLSRHDLDVSLCGEGAEATLNGLYLTKAGQVIDNHTTMRHLVPNAVSRQLYKGILDGDSRAVFNGKVVVSRDAQSTSAQQLNRNLLLSDDAEIDTKPELLIDADDVKCAHGASIGQLTDDQIFYLRSRGLGLEEARRLLTMGFADEVLYKAPVIREWLRPLIAEEYFV, from the coding sequence ATGCAAGCGCTAACAGAGCAACACAGCCCATTTGCTGCAGCCTTCGGTAAGTGGCAAAGTCTACGCAAGGCTCCCGCTTGGGTGGCTGAACTGCAACTACGGGCCTTTGACGCGTATCGGACCGACGGGCTACCTACACGCAAACACGAAGCCTGGAAGTACGTCAGCCTCAGAACCTTGAATGAGGTTGAGTTTGGCGTCGCTCCCGTTCTTCTTGACATTCGCGACGTTAAAGCTGAGATCAGCAGGCTGCTGCGGCCGGAATACCACAATCTAGTATTCGTCAACGGTCATCTAGCCGGAGATCTCAGTGATCCTTTACATTTAGACGGGTTGATCTTTGCTCCCATTGCCGACGCCTTTGAGTCAGAAGCGTCCCTGCTCCGTCCATGGATTGAGCGTACCCTCACGCGGGGCGACGCGTTTACCCAGCTAAACACAGCATTTCTTGGCAACGGCCTCCTCATTAAAATAGCCGCTGACTCGACGCTAACGAAGACTCTGCATCTGATTCACGTGAATACAGCTGAAGCTCACCTGAGCCAAACAGCACTGCGCCATCTTGTGCATGTCGCTCAGGGTGCATCTCTCAGCCTGGTAGAAACCCACGTGACATTGGGAACTGAGACCAAAGTCTTTACCAATAGCCTCCTCGAGGCCTCCGTCGAGACTAATGCCACATTGAAACTGTCTCGCATTGATCACCAAGGAGCCGCGGCCCTGCATATCGGTCGTGCGCACGTTGAGCTCGGCGCGCGCGCCACTCTCGAGTCATTTTGTTTTTCCAGCGGTGGCAAACTGAGTCGCCATGATCTCGATGTTAGCCTTTGTGGAGAGGGTGCAGAGGCCACGCTGAATGGGCTTTACCTAACTAAAGCTGGTCAAGTGATTGATAATCACACGACTATGCGGCACCTAGTACCAAACGCCGTCAGTCGTCAGCTATACAAGGGTATCCTAGACGGTGATAGTAGGGCCGTTTTTAACGGTAAAGTGGTCGTGAGCCGCGATGCACAAAGCACAAGTGCGCAGCAACTAAACCGCAACCTCCTACTTAGTGATGACGCCGAAATAGACACGAAGCCTGAGCTCCTGATCGACGCTGATGACGTCAAGTGCGCGCACGGCGCCAGCATTGGACAGCTGACGGACGATCAGATCTTTTACCTGCGTAGTCGAGGACTCGGGCTGGAAGAGGCGCGGCGACTCCTGACTATGGGATTTGCCGACGAGGTGCTTTACAAAGCTCCTGTGATTCGTGAATGGTTGAGACCGTTGATTGCAGAGGAGTATTTTGTATGA
- a CDS encoding NAD-dependent epimerase/dehydratase family protein has protein sequence MRVAVVGASGFVGRALIKYLLDHTDHEVVALSRTPLQLDHPRAQGRYHAVSCDLHNSLQLEHALNDIDAAYYLVHSMLPGARLNQGSFADFDLSLADNFARTARMRGVNHVIYLSGLAPTGATISEHLLSRLEVETALRSYVPTVTCLRAGMIVGPQGSSFTMMVRLVQRLPLMVCPAWTRNSCQVAVLDDVVRCLAQCLEHAELQGRTFDLGAKPAVSYREMLETTAKLLGKRRTFLNAPLFTIGLSRLWVSLVTGAPKDLVYPLISSLRESMLVRPDHQWPHEQPPLKDFVTAARENLPEVLAAVEKPHAFRGTKPSRESTVRSIQRLPLPRGKTAEWVAERYLAMLPKLFPLLIKVRRHDGRIFLQLTFLPITLLVLRHSPERSSSDRQLFYVVGGALVSRHNRRGRLELRETLGGQACLAAVHDFVPALPWIIYRWTQAEVHRWFMYRLAKAIKS, from the coding sequence ATGCGCGTTGCCGTGGTCGGGGCATCTGGATTTGTCGGTCGAGCCCTCATCAAATATTTGCTCGATCACACCGATCACGAGGTGGTTGCTCTTAGCCGGACGCCCCTGCAGCTCGATCATCCTCGGGCACAAGGTCGCTATCATGCCGTCAGCTGCGACCTCCATAATTCCCTGCAACTAGAGCATGCACTCAACGATATCGATGCGGCGTATTACCTAGTGCATTCGATGTTGCCGGGAGCACGATTAAATCAGGGTAGCTTTGCCGATTTTGATCTGAGTCTCGCTGATAATTTTGCACGCACCGCACGTATGCGTGGCGTCAATCATGTCATCTACCTGAGCGGACTAGCTCCAACTGGGGCTACGATATCCGAACACCTTTTGAGTCGGTTAGAGGTTGAAACCGCACTGCGATCCTATGTCCCGACAGTGACCTGCCTTCGCGCAGGTATGATCGTTGGACCACAAGGATCATCCTTCACGATGATGGTGAGGCTGGTGCAACGCCTCCCGCTTATGGTTTGTCCCGCGTGGACGCGCAACAGTTGCCAGGTGGCAGTTCTCGATGATGTAGTCCGCTGCTTGGCACAATGTTTGGAGCATGCAGAGCTGCAAGGCCGCACCTTTGATCTTGGCGCTAAGCCTGCCGTAAGTTACCGCGAAATGCTCGAGACCACCGCTAAGCTGCTCGGTAAGAGGCGTACCTTTCTCAATGCACCACTCTTCACCATCGGCCTCAGTAGACTGTGGGTCAGTTTAGTCACCGGCGCACCCAAGGATTTAGTTTATCCGCTGATCAGTAGTCTAAGGGAGTCCATGTTGGTGCGACCCGACCATCAGTGGCCCCATGAACAACCGCCACTCAAAGACTTTGTCACTGCCGCACGGGAGAATTTGCCCGAGGTACTCGCCGCAGTAGAAAAACCACATGCCTTCAGGGGCACTAAACCATCTCGCGAGAGCACGGTCCGCTCGATTCAGCGCCTACCGCTTCCGCGCGGCAAAACCGCGGAGTGGGTCGCTGAACGCTACCTTGCGATGTTACCTAAGCTATTTCCACTGCTGATCAAGGTGCGTCGGCATGATGGACGTATTTTCTTACAGCTAACATTCCTGCCTATAACGCTCTTAGTGTTGCGTCACAGCCCAGAGCGCAGCTCGTCGGATAGACAACTTTTTTATGTGGTAGGGGGGGCGCTTGTATCGCGCCACAACCGTCGTGGTCGCCTGGAATTGAGAGAAACACTCGGCGGCCAAGCTTGCCTGGCCGCCGTGCATGATTTTGTCCCAGCGTTACCGTGGATCATCTACCGATGGACTCAAGCGGAGGTTCATCGCTGGTTTATGTACAGACTCGCCAAGGCCATTAAGTCTTAG